AATCCGTCGCTATCTGCCGGATCAGGGCCAGCTGTTTGTCGGCAACAGCCTGGTAGTACGCTTAATTGATGCGCTATCGCAGCTCCCGGCGGGCTACCCGGTTTATAGCAATCGTGGGGCCAGCGGAATTGATGGCCTGCTGGCGACGGCGGCTGGCGTGCAGCGTGCCAGCGCGCGTCCGACGCTGGTTATCGTCGGTGACCTGTCGGCGCTCTACGATCTTAACTCGCTGGCGCTGCTGCGTCAGGCATCTGCGCCGCTGGTGCTGATTGTCGTCAACAACAACGGTGGGCAAATTTTTTCTCTGCTGCCAACGCCGCAGGACCAGCGAAGCCAGTTCTATCTGATGCCGCAAAACGTCAATTTTGACCATGCGGCGGCGATGTTCAACTTACCTTATCATCGCCCCACGGGGTGGAGTGAACTCGAAAGTGCGCTGGATGGCGCCTGGCGTACTCCCGGCGCCACTCTGATTGAACTGGTGGTGAATGAAACCGACGGTGCGCAAACCTTACAACACCTGCTGGCGCAGGTGAGCCAGCTATGACGCTGCACGCGGTGGCTGAACAGGGCCTGCCGGGCTATCCGTGGCTGGTTTTTTTGCACGGATTTTCCGGCGATAGCCACGAGTGGCGCACCGTGGGCCAGGCGTTTAGCGCGTATCCGCGTTTGTATCTTGACCTTCCGGGCCACGGAGGTTCGGCGAATATCGAAGTGAGCGACTTTGCCGATGTCTGCCAGCTCCTTAAGAATACGCTGAATAGTTACAACATACTAAAGTACTGGCTGGTGGGGTACTCCCTTGGCGGACGGGTGGCGATGGCCTATGCCAGCCAGCCGCGTAAAGGTCTCTGCGGGCTGGTCGTCGAAGGCGGGCATCCGGGTTTACAGGATGACAACCAGCGTCTGCTGCGCCTGTGTAGCGATGCAGCATGGGCTGAACGTTTTCGCTGTGAGCCATTGGCGCAGGTTTTCTCCGACTGGTATCAGCAGCCGGTCTTTGCCTCCCTTGATGAGCCCCAGCGCGCGGCGCTGGTTGCACTGCGCAGCCGTAACAACGGGACGACTTTAGCGGCGATGCTGCTGGCGACCTCACTTGGTCAACAGCCCGATCTCCGTGGGGCATTACGCACTCGTGATTTCCCATTTCATTACCTTTGCGGCGAACGCGATGACAAGTTTCGCGCCATCGCGGATGAGCTATCCGCAACCACACACGTAATTAATCATGCCGGACACAACGCGCATCGGGAAAACCCTGCCGCAGTAGTTGCTTGTCTGGCGCAGTTTTTAGCGAGTTAACTGAAGGACACTCTATGATCTCTCTTGATGAAGCAATGCTTTACGCCCCGGTTGAATGGCAGGACTGTTCCGAAGGCTACACTGACATTCGTTATCAAAAGTCGGCGGATGGGATTGCTAAAATCACCATTAACCGCCCACAGGTCCGCAACGCCTTTCGCCCGCTGACCGTCAAAGAGATGATTCAGGCGCTGGCGGATGCCCGCTATGACGACAATATCGGCGTTATCGTCCTGACCGGCGAAGGCGACAAGGCGTTCTGTGCCGGTGGCGATCAGAAAGTTCGCGGCGACTACGGCGGATATCAGGATGACTCCGGTGTTCATCACCTCAACGTGCTCGATTTCCAGCGTCAAATTCGCACCTGCCCGAAACCCGTTGTGGCAATGGTCGCGGGTTACTCCATCGGCGGGGGGCACGTACTGCATATGATGTGCGACCTGACCATCGCTGCGGAAAACGCCATCTTCGGCCAGACCGGCCCGAAAGTCGGTTCCTTCGACGGCGGCTGGGGCGCGGCCTATATGGCACGTATTGTTGGGCAGAAAAAAGCTCGCGAAATCTGGTTCCTGTGCCGTCAATACGACGCGAAAGCCGCGCTGGATATGGGCCTGGTCAACACCGTGGTTCCGCTGGCGGACCTGGAAAAAGAGACCGTGCGCTGGTGTCGTGAAATGCTGCAAAACAGCCCGATGGCGCTGCGCTGCCTGAAGGCGGCGCTTAACGCTGATTGCGACGGTCAGGCGGGGCTGCAGGAGCTGGCGGGCAATGCCACTATGCTGTTCTATATGACCGAAGAGGGTCAGGAAGGGCGCAACGCGTTCAACCAGAAGCGTCAGCCGGACTTCAGCAAATTTAAACGGAATCCATAATGCGACAGGCGCAAGTTTACCGCTGGCAGCTACCGATGGACGCGGGGGTGGTGCTGCGTGAACGGCGGTTAAAAACCCGCGATGGCTTGCTCCTGCGCTTGCGTGACGGCGAGCGCGAAGGCTGGGGGGAGATTTCTCCCCTGCCGGGATTCAGCCTTGAAACGCTGGACGAAGCGCAGGCGGCGCTGCTTACCTGGGCGCAAGCCTGGCGTGATGGCGAAGACGCTGCGCTGCCAGTGCCGCCTTCAGCGGCTTTCGGCGTGAGCTGCGCGCTGGCGGAACTGTGCGGTGAGCTGCCGCAGGCGGCGGATTATCGCGCCGCGCCGCTGTGTTCCGGCGACCCGGACGAGCTGTTTGCGAAGCTTTCGCTGATGCCTGGCGAGAAGGTGGCGAAGGTCAAAGTTGGCCTGTATGAGGCGGTGCGCGACGGCATGGTAGTGAACCTGCTGCTGGAAGCGATCCCTGATTTGACGTTGCGTCTTGATGCCAACCGTGCCTGGACGCCGC
This Klebsiella sp. RHBSTW-00484 DNA region includes the following protein-coding sequences:
- the menH gene encoding 2-succinyl-6-hydroxy-2,4-cyclohexadiene-1-carboxylate synthase, with the translated sequence MTLHAVAEQGLPGYPWLVFLHGFSGDSHEWRTVGQAFSAYPRLYLDLPGHGGSANIEVSDFADVCQLLKNTLNSYNILKYWLVGYSLGGRVAMAYASQPRKGLCGLVVEGGHPGLQDDNQRLLRLCSDAAWAERFRCEPLAQVFSDWYQQPVFASLDEPQRAALVALRSRNNGTTLAAMLLATSLGQQPDLRGALRTRDFPFHYLCGERDDKFRAIADELSATTHVINHAGHNAHRENPAAVVACLAQFLAS
- the menB gene encoding 1,4-dihydroxy-2-naphthoyl-CoA synthase → MISLDEAMLYAPVEWQDCSEGYTDIRYQKSADGIAKITINRPQVRNAFRPLTVKEMIQALADARYDDNIGVIVLTGEGDKAFCAGGDQKVRGDYGGYQDDSGVHHLNVLDFQRQIRTCPKPVVAMVAGYSIGGGHVLHMMCDLTIAAENAIFGQTGPKVGSFDGGWGAAYMARIVGQKKAREIWFLCRQYDAKAALDMGLVNTVVPLADLEKETVRWCREMLQNSPMALRCLKAALNADCDGQAGLQELAGNATMLFYMTEEGQEGRNAFNQKRQPDFSKFKRNP
- the menC gene encoding o-succinylbenzoate synthase, whose translation is MRQAQVYRWQLPMDAGVVLRERRLKTRDGLLLRLRDGEREGWGEISPLPGFSLETLDEAQAALLTWAQAWRDGEDAALPVPPSAAFGVSCALAELCGELPQAADYRAAPLCSGDPDELFAKLSLMPGEKVAKVKVGLYEAVRDGMVVNLLLEAIPDLTLRLDANRAWTPLKAQQFAKYVDPQYRERIAFLEEPCKTRDDSRAFAQETGIAIAWDESLREADFEFAAEPGLRAVVIKPTLTGSLQKVQQQVATAHALGLTAVISSSIESSLGLTQLARIAAWLTPHTIPGLDTLSLMRGQLIRRWPESDLPRLTVDELEPLL